From Saccharothrix espanaensis DSM 44229, the proteins below share one genomic window:
- a CDS encoding S8 family peptidase, which produces MRHDRSTPRRVVTACLATSALMAGVGYGYGYAAEGAIRGADAPGAVKDAYIVVFKDSAVGAPQAPAKAGDLAAKYGGKVKLTYTAALRGFSVSMSEAQARKLAADPAVDYVEQDGIAKATGVQDNPTWGLDRVDQKNLPLDKKYNYANTASNVTAYVVDTGVHKAHSDFGGRAVDGYDFIDNDSVAQDCNGHGTHVAGTIGSTTYGVAKGVKLVGVRVLNCQGQGEWSQVIGGIDWVAKNAVKPAVANLSLGGGADSSVDNAVKRAVAAGVTFAVAAGNDNKDACSTSPARTPEAITVNATDSSDTRSTFSNYGSCTDIFAPGTGITSTWNNGSTNSISGTSMATPHVAGAAALYLSGNTSATPAQVSKALTDNATSGVVKNAGSGSPNKLLYTGFIGDSGPCSGGSNADDVAIPDAGSAVSSSVTVTGCEGVGSASTSVKVDINHSYTGDLAIDLVGPSGNAIVLRKAGGVGSASGIHETFTVNTGPENKNGTWKLRVTDVYSYDTGNVDGWSLSF; this is translated from the coding sequence ATGCGACATGATCGCTCGACCCCGCGACGGGTCGTGACCGCGTGCCTGGCGACGTCGGCGCTGATGGCCGGCGTGGGTTACGGGTACGGGTACGCCGCCGAGGGTGCCATCCGCGGCGCGGACGCACCCGGCGCGGTCAAGGACGCCTACATCGTCGTGTTCAAGGACAGCGCGGTCGGTGCGCCGCAGGCCCCGGCCAAGGCGGGTGACCTGGCCGCGAAGTACGGCGGCAAGGTCAAGCTCACCTACACCGCCGCGCTGCGCGGCTTCTCGGTGTCGATGAGCGAGGCCCAGGCCCGCAAGCTCGCCGCCGACCCGGCCGTGGACTACGTGGAGCAGGACGGCATCGCCAAGGCGACCGGGGTGCAGGACAACCCGACCTGGGGCCTGGACCGGGTCGACCAGAAGAACCTGCCGCTGGACAAGAAGTACAACTACGCCAACACCGCGTCGAACGTCACCGCGTACGTCGTGGACACCGGTGTCCACAAGGCGCACAGCGACTTCGGCGGCCGCGCGGTCGACGGGTACGACTTCATCGACAACGACTCGGTGGCGCAGGACTGCAACGGCCACGGCACGCACGTCGCCGGCACCATCGGCAGCACCACCTACGGCGTGGCCAAGGGTGTGAAGCTGGTCGGCGTGCGGGTGCTCAACTGCCAGGGCCAGGGCGAGTGGTCGCAGGTCATCGGCGGTATCGACTGGGTCGCCAAGAACGCCGTCAAGCCCGCCGTGGCCAACCTGAGCCTCGGCGGCGGGGCGGACTCCTCGGTGGACAACGCGGTCAAGCGGGCCGTCGCGGCCGGTGTCACCTTCGCGGTGGCCGCCGGCAACGACAACAAGGACGCGTGCTCCACCTCGCCGGCGCGGACCCCCGAGGCGATCACGGTGAACGCCACGGACAGCTCCGACACCCGGTCGACGTTCTCCAACTACGGGTCGTGCACGGACATCTTCGCGCCCGGCACGGGCATCACCTCGACGTGGAACAACGGCAGCACCAATTCCATCAGCGGCACGTCCATGGCGACGCCGCACGTGGCGGGCGCGGCCGCGCTGTACCTGTCGGGCAACACCTCGGCCACGCCGGCCCAGGTGTCCAAGGCCCTGACCGACAACGCGACCAGCGGTGTGGTCAAGAACGCAGGTTCGGGTTCGCCGAACAAGCTGTTGTACACGGGATTCATCGGTGACAGTGGCCCCTGCTCCGGTGGTTCGAACGCGGACGACGTGGCGATCCCGGACGCGGGTTCGGCGGTGTCGAGCAGCGTGACCGTGACCGGTTGTGAGGGTGTGGGTTCGGCGTCTACATCGGTCAAGGTGGACATCAACCACTCCTACACCGGTGACCTGGCGATCGACCTGGTCGGTCCCAGCGGCAACGCGATCGTGCTCCGCAAGGCCGGCGGTGTGGGCTCCGCGAGCGGGATCCACGAGACCTTCACGGTGAACACGGGGCCGGAGAACAAGAACGGCACGTGGAAGCTGCGCGTGACGGACGTGTACTCCTACGACACCGGGAACGTCGACGGTTGGTCGCTCTCGTTCTGA
- a CDS encoding LLM class F420-dependent oxidoreductase, with protein MRIGYTLMTEQAGPRDLVRHAGLAERAGFDFEVISDHYSPWLAEQGHSPYAWSVLGAVTQATERVGLMTYVTCPTFRYHPAVVAQKAATVQLLSDGRFTLGLGAGENLNEHVAGQGWPPVNVRHEMLREAVEIISQLFDGGYVNHSGQHFRVDSAKLWDLPEQRVPIAVAVSGGQSVRTFAPLADAMVAVEPDSELSREWDVFQGGESRKIGQLPICWDPDRERAVARAHEQFRWFAGGWKVNAELPGPAGFAAATQFVRPEDVAENIPCGPDAGPVVEAARAFAEAGFTDLALVQVGGGHQEGFLDFARDELLPALR; from the coding sequence GTGCGGATCGGCTACACCCTGATGACCGAGCAGGCCGGCCCCCGCGACCTGGTGCGCCACGCCGGGCTCGCCGAGCGGGCCGGGTTCGACTTCGAGGTGATCAGCGACCACTACTCGCCCTGGCTGGCCGAGCAGGGGCACTCGCCCTACGCGTGGAGCGTGCTCGGCGCGGTCACCCAGGCCACCGAGCGGGTCGGGTTGATGACCTACGTGACCTGCCCGACGTTCCGGTACCACCCGGCGGTCGTCGCGCAGAAGGCGGCGACCGTGCAGCTGCTCAGCGACGGCCGGTTCACCCTCGGGCTGGGCGCGGGCGAGAACCTCAACGAGCACGTCGCCGGGCAGGGGTGGCCGCCGGTGAACGTGCGGCACGAGATGCTGCGGGAGGCCGTGGAGATCATCTCGCAGCTGTTCGACGGCGGGTACGTCAACCACTCCGGGCAGCACTTCCGGGTGGACTCGGCGAAGCTGTGGGACCTGCCCGAGCAGCGGGTGCCGATCGCCGTGGCGGTGTCCGGCGGCCAGTCGGTGCGGACGTTCGCGCCGCTGGCCGACGCGATGGTGGCGGTCGAGCCGGATTCGGAGCTGTCCCGCGAGTGGGACGTGTTCCAGGGCGGCGAGTCGCGCAAGATCGGCCAGCTGCCGATCTGCTGGGACCCGGACCGGGAGCGGGCGGTCGCCCGCGCGCACGAGCAGTTCCGCTGGTTCGCGGGCGGCTGGAAGGTCAACGCCGAGCTGCCCGGCCCGGCCGGGTTCGCCGCCGCGACGCAGTTCGTCCGCCCGGAGGACGTCGCGGAGAACATCCCGTGCGGGCCGGACGCCGGTCCGGTGGTCGAGGCGGCGCGGGCGTTCGCCGAGGCCGGGTTCACCGACCTGGCACTGGTGCAGGTCGGCGGCGGGCACCAGGAGGGGTTCCTGGACTTCGCGCGGGACGAACTGCTGCCCGCCCTGCGCTGA
- a CDS encoding STAS domain-containing protein — protein sequence MLALSVEAHRTGCAVVVATGELDLAGARRVLDKLDRLVTEGRDRIVLDMSGVEFCGAQAMSALVRTRARAQRAGGWLRLAAVPPHVRRVFGKMDLDRLFPHFPDVTAAAAGRAIPDQRSGSTRPE from the coding sequence ATGCTGGCGTTGTCGGTCGAAGCCCACCGGACGGGGTGCGCGGTGGTCGTCGCGACCGGGGAGCTGGACCTGGCGGGAGCCCGCCGGGTGCTGGACAAACTGGACCGCCTGGTCACCGAGGGGCGGGACCGGATCGTGCTGGACATGTCCGGGGTCGAGTTCTGCGGCGCGCAGGCGATGAGCGCGCTGGTCCGCACGCGCGCGCGGGCGCAGCGCGCCGGAGGCTGGCTGCGGCTGGCCGCCGTGCCGCCGCACGTGCGCCGGGTGTTCGGCAAGATGGACCTCGACCGGCTGTTCCCGCACTTCCCGGACGTGACGGCGGCCGCGGCCGGCCGCGCCATCCCGGACCAGCGCTCCGGCTCGACGCGCCCCGAGTGA
- a CDS encoding anti-sigma factor RsbA family regulatory protein has protein sequence MLASFADNGRGGRVRVVGEPVWAGRTELEYPACVQHEALVNTAFEDRAAWMLCSYDVAGLAPSVLRDAETTHPVVVEGTRRRVSTGYRDPFLTVEEFNRPLPPPPPDALRRRFDVDGLVGTRRAVAAFARDANLSEERIEDLVLAVNELATNSVVHAGGSGVVLLWREGSAAVCEVRDTGRLANPMVGRRHPGPSAHGGYGVMLVNLLCDLVRVHTREDGTAIRVYLDAQH, from the coding sequence GTGCTGGCCTCGTTCGCCGACAACGGGCGCGGCGGTCGGGTGCGGGTGGTCGGCGAACCGGTCTGGGCCGGGCGGACGGAGCTGGAGTACCCCGCCTGCGTGCAGCACGAGGCGCTGGTCAACACCGCGTTCGAGGACCGGGCGGCGTGGATGCTGTGCTCGTACGACGTGGCCGGGCTCGCCCCGTCGGTGCTGCGCGACGCCGAGACCACCCACCCGGTGGTGGTCGAGGGCACCCGGCGGCGGGTCAGCACCGGCTACCGCGACCCGTTCCTGACCGTGGAGGAGTTCAACCGCCCGCTGCCGCCGCCCCCGCCGGACGCGCTGCGGCGCCGGTTCGACGTGGACGGCCTGGTCGGCACCCGGCGCGCGGTGGCGGCGTTCGCGCGCGACGCGAACCTGTCCGAGGAGCGGATCGAGGACCTGGTGCTGGCGGTGAACGAACTCGCGACCAACAGCGTCGTGCACGCGGGCGGCAGCGGCGTGGTGCTGCTGTGGCGGGAGGGCTCGGCCGCGGTGTGCGAGGTCCGCGACACGGGCCGCCTGGCGAACCCGATGGTCGGCCGCCGCCACCCCGGCCCGTCGGCGCACGGCGGGTACGGCGTGATGCTGGTCAACCTGCTGTGCGACCTGGTGCGGGTGCACACCCGCGAAGACGGCACCGCGATCCGCGTCTACCTCGACGCGCAGCACTGA
- a CDS encoding Ppx/GppA phosphatase family protein: MSGGPGQVGVLDVGCFSAHLVVVDDPALHPVLSHKTRLRLDLSLDGNAGVRRSGVDQVVAAVREARHVAERAGVRELLPWATSVLRDAPNAAEVFAEVERRTGVALRSLSGVEEARLAYLAARRWFGADVGPMVVLDIGGGTVEVAAGSTGEPVLAASLPYGARTLSRCQVDPEVLRASLLESMDALGDLRGHFAVGCSKVFQQLARLSGARPQRDGPDVRRTLRVEDLRRWARRLAAMPDRQRARLPGISRHRAGQSAAGAVVAEALMTAAGHDEVAICPWSTREGLLLTLIGAGDDEICRVA; encoded by the coding sequence ATGTCCGGAGGACCAGGTCAGGTCGGCGTGCTCGACGTCGGCTGCTTCAGCGCGCACCTCGTCGTGGTCGACGACCCGGCGTTGCACCCTGTGCTGTCCCACAAGACCCGGCTGCGACTCGACCTCAGTCTGGACGGGAACGCCGGAGTCCGCAGGTCGGGAGTGGACCAGGTGGTCGCGGCGGTGCGTGAGGCACGACACGTCGCGGAGCGCGCGGGCGTGCGCGAACTGCTGCCGTGGGCCACGTCGGTGCTGCGCGACGCGCCCAACGCCGCCGAGGTGTTCGCCGAGGTGGAACGCCGGACCGGGGTCGCGCTGCGGTCGCTGTCCGGTGTGGAGGAGGCCCGGCTGGCCTATCTGGCGGCACGCCGCTGGTTCGGCGCGGACGTCGGCCCGATGGTCGTGCTCGACATCGGCGGCGGCACGGTCGAGGTGGCCGCCGGGAGCACGGGTGAGCCCGTCCTGGCGGCGTCGCTGCCCTACGGCGCGCGCACGCTGTCCCGCTGCCAGGTCGACCCGGAGGTGCTGCGGGCCTCGCTGCTGGAGTCGATGGACGCGCTGGGCGACCTGCGGGGGCACTTCGCGGTCGGCTGCTCGAAGGTGTTCCAGCAGCTGGCCCGGCTCTCCGGCGCGCGCCCGCAGCGCGACGGCCCGGACGTCCGCCGGACGCTGCGCGTCGAGGACCTGCGGCGCTGGGCGCGGCGGCTGGCCGCCATGCCGGACCGGCAACGGGCGCGCCTGCCGGGCATCTCCCGCCACCGGGCGGGGCAGAGCGCGGCGGGCGCGGTGGTGGCCGAGGCGCTGATGACCGCCGCGGGGCACGACGAGGTGGCCATCTGCCCGTGGTCGACGCGGGAAGGCCTGCTGCTCACCCTGATCGGGGCGGGCGACGACGAGATCTGCCGGGTGGCGTGA
- a CDS encoding S8 family serine peptidase yields MGTPLRAVAVVVALATLGLTPPASAQAQADFVKAREPFAGSFLVSLKDVPRGQATGQAQNQAQIQAQIQQTSEQLVGRYGGKLKSVFSVAMQGFLVRDLSDGQARRLAADPAVKRVFQDGTAKVADTQANATYGIDRVDQRNLPLDTKYTYNTTASNVTTYVLDTGVRKTHSEFEGRAQYGYDFVDEDAEAQDCNGHGTHVSGTIGGKTWGVAKKTKLVAVRILGCGGSAPDSDGVEGIEWIAKNAVKPAVVNGSFTFDTPGIGDDAITRLTAAGVTFVVAAGNSSADACNTGPARNTSVVSVGATDNADNRASFSNYGSCVDIFAPGNNITSASHSNDTGSTNMSGTSMASPHVAGGAALYLAGNPSSTPAQVLKALTDNATSGVVKNPGSGSPNKLLYTAAFGGDVPNPPCSGGSNADDVAIPDAGSAVSSSVTVTGCDGVGSASTSVKVDINHSYTGDLAIDLVGPSGNAIVLRKAGGVGSASGIHETFTVNTASENKNGTWKLRVTDVYSYDTGNIDSWSITF; encoded by the coding sequence ATGGGAACACCACTGAGGGCCGTGGCGGTCGTCGTCGCCCTGGCCACCCTCGGCCTGACGCCGCCGGCGTCCGCCCAGGCGCAAGCCGACTTCGTGAAAGCGCGCGAGCCGTTCGCGGGCAGCTTCCTGGTCTCGCTGAAGGACGTGCCGCGAGGCCAGGCGACCGGCCAGGCCCAGAACCAGGCCCAGATTCAGGCGCAGATCCAGCAGACCTCGGAGCAGCTCGTCGGCCGGTACGGCGGCAAGCTGAAGTCGGTGTTCTCCGTCGCCATGCAGGGGTTCCTGGTGCGCGACCTGTCCGACGGGCAGGCGCGCCGGCTGGCCGCCGACCCGGCGGTCAAGCGGGTCTTCCAGGACGGCACCGCCAAGGTCGCCGACACCCAGGCCAACGCCACCTACGGCATCGACCGGGTGGACCAGCGGAACCTGCCGCTGGACACCAAGTACACCTACAACACCACCGCGTCGAACGTCACGACGTACGTCCTCGACACGGGTGTCCGCAAGACGCACAGCGAGTTCGAGGGCCGTGCGCAGTACGGCTACGACTTCGTCGACGAGGACGCTGAAGCGCAGGACTGCAACGGCCACGGCACGCACGTGTCCGGCACCATCGGCGGTAAAACCTGGGGCGTGGCCAAGAAGACCAAGCTGGTCGCGGTGCGCATCCTCGGCTGCGGCGGCAGTGCCCCGGACTCCGACGGCGTCGAGGGCATCGAGTGGATCGCCAAGAACGCCGTGAAGCCCGCCGTGGTCAACGGCAGCTTCACCTTCGACACCCCAGGCATCGGTGACGACGCCATCACGCGCCTCACCGCGGCGGGCGTGACGTTCGTGGTGGCGGCGGGCAACAGCTCGGCCGACGCCTGCAACACCGGCCCGGCGCGCAACACCAGCGTGGTCTCGGTCGGCGCGACGGACAACGCCGACAACCGGGCGTCGTTCTCGAACTACGGGTCGTGCGTCGACATCTTCGCGCCCGGCAACAACATCACGTCGGCGAGCCACTCCAACGACACCGGCAGCACCAACATGAGCGGCACGTCCATGGCCTCCCCTCACGTGGCCGGCGGCGCGGCGCTCTACTTGGCGGGCAACCCCTCGTCCACGCCCGCCCAGGTGCTCAAGGCGTTGACGGACAACGCGACCAGCGGCGTGGTGAAGAACCCGGGTTCGGGTTCGCCGAACAAGCTGCTCTACACGGCGGCCTTCGGCGGCGACGTGCCCAACCCGCCGTGCTCGGGTGGTTCGAACGCGGACGACGTGGCGATCCCGGACGCGGGTTCGGCGGTGTCGAGCAGCGTGACCGTGACCGGTTGTGATGGTGTGGGTTCGGCGTCTACATCGGTCAAGGTGGACATCAACCACTCCTACACCGGTGACCTGGCGATCGACCTGGTCGGTCCCAGTGGCAACGCGATCGTGCTCCGCAAGGCCGGCGGTGTGGGCTCCGCGAGCGGGATCCACGAGACCTTCACGGTGAACACCGCGTCGGAGAACAAGAACGGCACGTGGAAGCTGCGCGTGACCGACGTGTACTCCTACGACACCGGGAACATCGACAGCTGGAGCATCACCTTCTAG
- a CDS encoding alpha/beta fold hydrolase, producing the protein MTTALLFAHGAGGTVRANFASVIPMLSRTRPVYSVDFPGSGATPRADGPLELDDLADRLVAAAGEERFAVVGYSMGCAVAVRAALRYPERVTGLVLTAGFARIDDATRARTEQWRRLLAAGDRAALARFVMSVVLGEPFHRSMTAEQVEGFLEIVAMTTPVGVDEQVELVQRIDLTPELPDVRVPTLVIATKHDRLITPACTRALADAIPGARWAELDSGHAPALEAPAEWVRLITGFVD; encoded by the coding sequence GTGACCACAGCCCTCTTGTTCGCGCACGGCGCCGGCGGCACCGTGCGGGCGAACTTCGCCTCGGTGATCCCGATGCTGTCCCGGACCCGCCCGGTGTACTCGGTCGACTTCCCGGGGTCCGGTGCCACCCCTCGGGCGGACGGGCCGCTGGAGCTCGACGACCTGGCGGACCGGCTGGTCGCGGCGGCGGGCGAGGAGCGGTTCGCGGTCGTCGGCTACTCGATGGGCTGCGCGGTCGCGGTGCGCGCCGCGCTGCGGTACCCCGAACGCGTCACCGGCCTGGTGCTGACCGCCGGTTTCGCCCGGATCGACGACGCCACCCGCGCGCGCACCGAGCAGTGGCGGCGGCTGCTGGCGGCCGGTGACAGGGCGGCGCTGGCCCGGTTCGTCATGTCGGTGGTCCTCGGTGAGCCGTTCCACCGGTCGATGACCGCGGAGCAGGTCGAGGGCTTCCTGGAGATCGTCGCCATGACCACCCCGGTCGGCGTGGACGAGCAGGTCGAGCTGGTGCAGCGGATCGACCTGACGCCGGAGCTGCCCGACGTGCGGGTGCCCACCCTGGTGATCGCCACCAAGCACGACCGGCTGATCACGCCGGCCTGCACGCGGGCGCTGGCCGACGCGATCCCCGGCGCGCGCTGGGCCGAGCTGGACAGCGGCCACGCGCCCGCGCTGGAGGCCCCGGCCGAGTGGGTCCGGCTGATCACCGGGTTCGTGGACTGA
- a CDS encoding GNAT family N-acetyltransferase produces MDIRPARPDEFPLLQAIEDASGAPFRDFGMPEIADDDHLPLDVLARLHVWVAADPGPVAWIAAEEVDVHAHVEQVSVHPDHARRGIGARLLDHVQEWAAGRGLAGVTLTTFRDIPWNAPYYERLGFREIAVLTPALEALVAEEAERGLDPVKRVCLRRASDEGVRGRY; encoded by the coding sequence GTGGACATCCGACCCGCCCGGCCCGACGAGTTCCCGCTCCTTCAGGCCATCGAGGACGCCTCCGGCGCGCCCTTCCGCGACTTCGGGATGCCCGAGATCGCCGACGACGACCACCTGCCGCTGGACGTGCTGGCCCGGCTGCACGTCTGGGTGGCCGCCGACCCCGGTCCGGTGGCCTGGATCGCGGCCGAGGAGGTCGACGTGCACGCGCACGTCGAGCAGGTCAGCGTGCACCCCGACCACGCCCGGCGCGGCATCGGCGCGCGGCTGCTGGACCACGTGCAGGAGTGGGCGGCGGGGCGCGGGCTGGCCGGGGTCACGCTCACCACCTTCCGCGACATCCCGTGGAACGCCCCCTACTACGAGCGGCTCGGTTTCCGCGAGATCGCCGTGCTCACGCCCGCGCTGGAGGCGCTCGTCGCGGAGGAGGCCGAGCGCGGGTTGGACCCCGTCAAACGTGTGTGCCTGCGCCGGGCGTCCGACGAGGGGGTTCGCGGGCGATACTGA
- a CDS encoding HAD family hydrolase, with translation MTNALVLDVDGTLVDSNYHHALAWYRAFRRFDVTVPVWRIHRAVGMGGDRLVAAVAGQHVEDAHGDELRQAWEDEFDPMLDEVRPLEGAHRLVTAAVEAGFAVVLASSGKRRHVEHYVKLLEVDGVEATSSDDVDTTKPAPDLIEVALDRVAPDARAVVVGDSVWDCEAARRAGRPVVAVRTGGFGEAELRESGASTVYDELDLVRADLHDLPLA, from the coding sequence GTGACCAACGCGCTCGTGCTCGATGTGGACGGAACCCTGGTCGACTCCAACTACCACCACGCCCTGGCCTGGTACCGGGCGTTCCGGCGGTTCGACGTGACGGTGCCGGTGTGGCGGATCCACCGCGCCGTGGGCATGGGCGGTGACCGGCTGGTCGCCGCCGTGGCCGGGCAGCACGTGGAGGACGCCCACGGCGACGAACTCCGGCAGGCGTGGGAGGACGAGTTCGACCCGATGCTGGACGAGGTGCGGCCGCTGGAGGGCGCGCACCGGCTGGTGACCGCCGCCGTCGAAGCGGGGTTCGCCGTGGTGCTGGCCAGTTCCGGCAAGCGCCGGCACGTGGAGCACTACGTGAAGCTGCTGGAGGTCGACGGCGTCGAGGCCACCTCGTCCGACGACGTCGACACGACCAAGCCCGCGCCCGACCTCATCGAGGTGGCGCTGGACCGGGTCGCCCCGGATGCGCGGGCGGTGGTCGTCGGCGATTCTGTCTGGGACTGCGAGGCGGCGCGGCGGGCCGGGCGGCCGGTGGTCGCGGTGCGCACCGGCGGGTTCGGCGAGGCCGAGCTGCGCGAGAGCGGCGCGTCCACCGTGTACGACGAGCTCGACCTCGTGCGGGCGGACCTGCACGACCTGCCCCTGGCCTGA